The Thermocrinis ruber genome has a window encoding:
- a CDS encoding FAD-dependent oxidoreductase, producing the protein MKVVIIGAGMAGSALVDELLSLEPSLEIHLFGEERTPPYNRIYLTDLLAGAKLPSQLLLKSLQKFEEEGIKLHLGERVDKIFPESKKFITSRGKTYSYDRLVIATGSLPNVPRISGYEKKGVFLFRTLEDVFGILEVARISKRAVVIGGGLLGLECAKALRDIGLEVYVVHILNILMEQWLDATASEMLQKKLESFGIKVLLNKKTEEILGERWVKGVRFADGEVLETDLVVIATGIKPNTELAQRSGLKVRRGILVNDFLETSVNYIYAVGECIEHRGKTYGTLYPIMEQVRVCAKNLVYGNVERYEGSLDYSVLKVAGVRLMSAGKVHEGKDDQVFLYKDEENYRKAVIKDGKLEGFILYGNLKGSERFMELLRTKGTIDDPFFLIRDLLIEERKEWKPSDIICNCNVVSYGEILKAIQKGAKTLEDIQRATKASTSCGSCAVVVEEILRKHATLKPARINKVEEYKKQKHPFERGLLKKLEEWKDWQESPEEDRDIGLKWYGIFYRKATPGYFMVRIRITHGRLTSEQAKIIAHLSKKFGKNDVDLTSRQQVQLRWIELKNLPEVLMALQTVGLTTLQTGMDNIRNITGDPLSGLVEESVIDTIPIAKNIERLFLGKKQYADLPRKFNLAILGSKVDAVNCKYNDLCFYLAQKDGLIGFNVYAGGKIGSGGPIAGFDLNIFVRPHEVLDIAKGIFELYSDMGNREDRNKNRLYFLIKELGVDGFRKELEQRLMKNLWRRGEELVQKVGERCGIIRQKNGLYAVSLVVPTGIFTGTDLERVAELAKRYGSGEIRLSTYQNLYIVNVPEENLNGLLDDELFERYRISNSPYFEGLMACQGSRTCAFGVIENKPDAIKLANYLSERLPREEPIRMHWSGCAKGCGQHGAGDIGFVGTKVKINGEVKLAVDVFLGGEKVGTVPLDDLDVYVERLLKERSVH; encoded by the coding sequence ATGAAGGTTGTGATAATAGGTGCAGGAATGGCAGGGAGTGCCCTTGTGGATGAGCTTTTAAGCCTTGAGCCATCCCTTGAGATCCATCTCTTTGGAGAGGAAAGGACGCCCCCTTACAATCGCATATACCTAACAGACCTTCTGGCTGGGGCAAAACTGCCCAGCCAATTACTTTTAAAGAGCCTTCAGAAGTTTGAAGAGGAAGGCATAAAGCTTCATTTGGGAGAAAGGGTAGATAAAATATTCCCAGAATCAAAGAAGTTTATAACCTCAAGGGGTAAAACATACTCTTATGACAGGCTGGTTATAGCCACGGGTAGTTTGCCAAATGTGCCTCGTATATCGGGCTACGAAAAGAAGGGAGTTTTCTTATTCAGAACCCTTGAGGATGTCTTTGGCATACTGGAGGTGGCAAGAATATCAAAGAGGGCTGTGGTGATAGGAGGAGGACTTCTTGGCTTGGAGTGTGCCAAGGCTCTAAGGGACATTGGGCTTGAGGTGTATGTGGTGCATATTCTGAACATTCTTATGGAACAGTGGTTGGATGCAACCGCAAGTGAAATGCTTCAGAAAAAGCTTGAAAGCTTTGGCATTAAGGTTCTTTTGAACAAAAAGACGGAGGAGATACTAGGAGAAAGGTGGGTAAAGGGCGTTAGGTTCGCCGATGGGGAAGTTTTGGAGACAGACCTGGTGGTTATAGCAACGGGTATAAAACCGAACACAGAACTTGCACAGAGGAGCGGACTAAAGGTCCGCAGGGGAATATTGGTAAATGATTTTCTTGAAACTTCCGTCAATTACATCTACGCGGTGGGGGAATGCATTGAGCATAGAGGCAAAACTTACGGCACACTTTATCCCATAATGGAACAGGTAAGGGTATGTGCCAAAAACCTTGTCTATGGCAATGTGGAAAGATACGAAGGGTCTTTAGACTACAGCGTGTTAAAGGTGGCGGGCGTTAGGTTGATGTCCGCAGGAAAGGTCCATGAAGGCAAAGATGATCAGGTATTCCTCTATAAGGATGAGGAAAATTACAGGAAGGCGGTTATTAAAGATGGGAAGTTGGAAGGTTTTATTCTCTACGGCAACCTTAAGGGAAGCGAAAGATTTATGGAACTCTTGCGAACAAAGGGAACCATAGACGACCCCTTCTTCCTAATAAGGGACCTGCTCATAGAAGAAAGGAAGGAATGGAAACCGTCGGACATAATTTGCAACTGCAATGTGGTGAGCTACGGAGAAATTTTAAAAGCCATACAAAAGGGCGCCAAAACATTGGAGGATATCCAAAGGGCTACAAAGGCTTCTACCTCGTGCGGTAGCTGTGCAGTTGTTGTAGAGGAAATTCTTAGAAAGCATGCAACGTTAAAGCCAGCAAGAATAAACAAAGTTGAAGAATACAAAAAGCAAAAACATCCCTTTGAAAGGGGACTTTTGAAAAAGCTTGAAGAGTGGAAGGATTGGCAGGAGAGCCCGGAGGAGGATAGAGACATTGGGCTAAAATGGTATGGCATCTTCTACAGAAAGGCAACGCCCGGCTACTTTATGGTGCGGATAAGAATAACCCACGGAAGGCTCACATCGGAGCAGGCTAAGATAATAGCCCACCTTTCAAAGAAGTTCGGCAAAAATGACGTAGACCTTACCTCAAGACAACAGGTTCAGCTAAGATGGATAGAGCTTAAGAACCTTCCCGAAGTGCTGATGGCTCTACAAACAGTTGGTCTGACAACTTTACAGACTGGAATGGATAACATAAGAAATATAACGGGAGACCCCCTCTCGGGGCTCGTAGAGGAATCGGTTATAGATACCATCCCCATAGCTAAGAACATTGAAAGGCTATTTTTAGGGAAAAAGCAATACGCGGACCTCCCAAGAAAATTTAACTTGGCTATCTTGGGCTCAAAGGTGGACGCTGTTAATTGCAAATATAACGACCTTTGTTTTTACCTAGCCCAAAAGGACGGTCTGATAGGCTTTAATGTTTATGCAGGTGGGAAGATAGGCTCCGGAGGACCCATAGCTGGCTTTGACTTGAACATCTTTGTAAGACCGCACGAAGTCTTGGACATAGCCAAAGGGATTTTTGAACTGTATTCGGATATGGGAAACAGGGAAGATAGGAATAAAAACCGCCTGTATTTTTTGATAAAAGAATTGGGCGTTGATGGTTTTAGAAAAGAGCTTGAGCAGAGGCTCATGAAAAACTTATGGAGAAGGGGAGAGGAGCTTGTCCAAAAGGTTGGTGAGAGATGCGGGATAATAAGGCAAAAGAACGGGCTGTATGCGGTGAGCCTTGTGGTTCCAACGGGCATTTTTACTGGGACCGACCTTGAAAGAGTGGCAGAGCTTGCCAAAAGGTATGGAAGCGGTGAGATCAGGCTTTCTACATACCAAAACCTTTACATAGTTAATGTGCCGGAGGAAAACCTTAACGGGCTTCTTGATGATGAATTGTTTGAAAGATATAGGATCTCAAACAGCCCTTATTTTGAAGGGCTTATGGCTTGTCAGGGAAGCAGGACATGTGCCTTTGGGGTCATAGAAAACAAACCTGACGCCATAAAGCTTGCCAACTACCTTTCGGAGAGATTACCAAGAGAGGAACCCATAAGAATGCACTGGTCTGGTTGCGCCAAGGGTTGCGGACAGCACGGTGCGGGAGACATAGGCTTTGTGGGCACCAAGGTAAAGATAAACGGAGAAGTAAAGTTGGCGGTGGATGTGTTCTTGGGAGGCGAAAAGGTTGGCACAGTGCCTCTGGATGATTTGGATGTGTATGTGGAAAGACTCTTAAAGGAGCGCTCTGTTCATTGA
- a CDS encoding CmpA/NrtA family ABC transporter substrate-binding protein yields the protein MLTRREVVKGFAAGVGATLMGPYISKGAGKMRIGFIPLTDCGSVVMAKELGLYKKYGVDVEVTKEASWPNVRDKLLNGELTAAHTLFSLPLSVYTGVGGPKGKVIPIVMVINFNGQAITLANKFKGKVGFRDIKNVKQAVQEIIAKEGECTFAMTFPGGTHDIWLRYWLGACGINPNKDVRVIPNPPPQMVANMKVGRMDGFCVGEPWNAVAVREGVGFSHLATQDVWKHHPEKVLAFNNEFFEKNREEVKAITKAVLEAARWCDDMKNRKELAKVLSQAKYVNAPADALEARLLGIYDLGVGKHTYKDDYMLYYKNGEVPFPKKSYGIFFLAQFRRWEMVKEQINYKAVVDTIIKQDFYVSVAKEMNIPIPKDDMKPLTGFIDGVVFDPNDPEGSIKKYAVREV from the coding sequence ATGCTAACACGCAGAGAGGTTGTCAAAGGCTTTGCCGCAGGCGTAGGTGCCACCCTTATGGGTCCTTATATTTCAAAAGGTGCGGGGAAAATGAGGATCGGCTTTATACCCCTCACCGACTGTGGGAGCGTTGTTATGGCAAAGGAGCTTGGGCTGTATAAAAAGTATGGAGTGGATGTGGAGGTGACTAAGGAGGCAAGTTGGCCCAATGTTAGGGATAAGCTTCTCAATGGTGAGCTAACCGCCGCCCACACTCTTTTCAGTCTTCCGCTTTCTGTCTATACGGGCGTTGGAGGACCAAAGGGCAAAGTTATACCCATAGTTATGGTGATAAATTTCAACGGGCAGGCAATAACGCTTGCCAACAAGTTCAAGGGCAAGGTGGGCTTTAGGGATATTAAAAACGTAAAACAGGCAGTTCAGGAAATTATAGCAAAGGAGGGTGAATGCACCTTTGCAATGACCTTTCCGGGAGGAACGCACGATATATGGTTGAGGTATTGGTTGGGCGCCTGTGGCATAAACCCAAACAAAGATGTAAGGGTTATTCCAAACCCACCGCCTCAAATGGTGGCAAACATGAAGGTGGGAAGGATGGATGGCTTTTGTGTTGGTGAGCCCTGGAATGCGGTAGCTGTGAGAGAAGGAGTAGGTTTCTCACACCTTGCCACCCAAGATGTGTGGAAGCACCATCCCGAAAAGGTCCTGGCTTTTAACAACGAGTTTTTTGAAAAGAACAGAGAAGAGGTGAAGGCTATAACGAAGGCGGTGCTGGAGGCTGCCAGATGGTGCGACGACATGAAAAACAGAAAAGAGCTTGCAAAGGTTTTGAGCCAGGCAAAGTATGTAAATGCTCCTGCAGATGCCTTAGAAGCTAGGCTCTTAGGTATTTACGACCTTGGCGTTGGAAAGCATACCTACAAGGATGACTATATGCTCTATTATAAAAACGGAGAGGTGCCCTTTCCCAAAAAATCTTATGGCATCTTCTTCTTAGCCCAGTTCAGAAGGTGGGAAATGGTCAAAGAACAGATCAACTACAAGGCTGTTGTGGATACCATAATCAAACAGGACTTTTATGTTAGCGTGGCAAAGGAGATGAACATACCCATACCGAAGGATGACATGAAGCCCTTAACGGGCTTTATAGACGGTGTGGTCTTTGACCCCAACGACCCTGAGGGCTCTATAAAGAAGTATGCGGTTAGGGAGGTTTAA
- the ntrB gene encoding nitrate ABC transporter permease produces MRLFRYSQSILLAMLGFLGFVILWWLLTYFLVKELPQPPQVFSNLFELLKKPFYDAGPNDKGIGWQIYYSLRRVLTGFFIGSLIAIPLGFLIGMSGKLRAMFNPIIQILRPVSPLAWFPIGLAVFQASDKAAVFSIAITSLWATLLNTAYGASSVPEDYKNVAKVFGFSTLRYLRYVVVPYTLPFMLTGLKISIGIAWMVIVAAEMLAGGTGIGFYIWDSWNALNLNNVISAILLIGVVGFILDYFFSYLQRRVQI; encoded by the coding sequence ATGAGGCTATTTAGGTATTCACAGTCCATACTCCTTGCTATGCTTGGTTTCTTGGGTTTTGTCATCTTATGGTGGCTTTTAACATACTTTCTTGTCAAAGAGCTTCCACAACCACCGCAGGTATTTAGCAACCTCTTTGAGCTTTTAAAGAAGCCTTTTTACGATGCGGGACCCAACGATAAAGGTATTGGCTGGCAGATCTACTATTCCCTCAGGAGAGTGCTTACGGGCTTTTTTATCGGTAGCCTTATTGCCATTCCCCTTGGCTTTTTGATAGGTATGTCCGGCAAGCTCCGTGCTATGTTCAATCCTATAATTCAAATTCTCAGACCTGTTTCTCCTCTCGCATGGTTTCCCATTGGTCTTGCAGTGTTTCAAGCCTCCGACAAAGCTGCGGTTTTCTCCATTGCCATAACCTCCCTTTGGGCTACGCTACTGAACACCGCCTATGGTGCCTCCTCTGTGCCAGAGGATTACAAAAATGTAGCCAAGGTCTTTGGGTTTTCAACACTAAGATACCTCAGGTATGTGGTGGTGCCCTACACGCTACCCTTCATGCTAACAGGTTTAAAGATCAGCATAGGTATAGCGTGGATGGTGATAGTAGCCGCTGAAATGTTGGCTGGTGGCACTGGCATAGGTTTTTACATATGGGACTCTTGGAACGCCTTGAACCTAAATAATGTGATCTCTGCCATTTTGCTAATAGGGGTTGTGGGCTTTATCCTTGACTACTTCTTTAGCTATCTCCAAAGGAGGGTTCAAATATGA
- a CDS encoding ABC transporter ATP-binding protein yields the protein MRAYLEIFNVSKYFGSYTVLKDINLLINRGEFISLIGHSGCGKSTLLSIVAGLTEPTTGSVILDGKEVVSPGPDRAVVFQNYSLLPWLSVWDNVMVAVKSVLKGLSKKEMEERVKHYLNLVGVYEHRHKKPSQISGGMKQRVAIARALAVEPKVLLLDEPFGALDALTKAILQDELLRIWEESKLTCIMVTHDIEEALYLSDKVVVLSNGPSAKVFDVVEVNIPRPRVRAEIVKLREYIETKEKLLYYLTTVLRKTA from the coding sequence ATGAGGGCATACTTGGAAATTTTTAATGTTAGCAAATACTTTGGAAGTTATACAGTGCTCAAGGACATAAACCTTCTCATAAACAGAGGGGAGTTTATAAGCCTTATAGGGCACTCTGGATGTGGAAAATCCACCTTGCTTTCCATAGTGGCAGGGCTTACAGAGCCAACTACGGGCAGTGTGATCCTGGATGGTAAGGAGGTGGTCTCTCCAGGACCCGACAGGGCGGTGGTCTTTCAAAACTACAGCCTCTTGCCTTGGTTAAGCGTATGGGACAATGTTATGGTGGCTGTAAAGTCTGTCTTGAAAGGTCTGAGCAAAAAGGAAATGGAGGAGAGGGTAAAACATTACCTTAACTTGGTGGGAGTTTATGAGCATAGACACAAAAAGCCAAGCCAAATTTCCGGTGGGATGAAGCAGAGGGTTGCCATAGCACGGGCTCTGGCGGTGGAACCTAAAGTGTTATTGCTGGACGAGCCCTTTGGTGCTTTGGATGCCCTTACAAAGGCTATTTTACAGGATGAGCTTTTGCGTATATGGGAGGAAAGCAAGCTAACATGCATTATGGTGACCCACGACATAGAGGAGGCTTTATACCTTTCTGACAAGGTGGTTGTTCTCAGCAATGGACCTTCTGCAAAGGTCTTTGATGTGGTAGAGGTAAACATCCCAAGACCGCGGGTTAGGGCGGAGATTGTAAAGCTAAGGGAGTATATAGAAACAAAAGAAAAGCTCCTCTACTACTTAACTACAGTTCTTAGGAAAACCGCATGA
- a CDS encoding molybdopterin oxidoreductase family protein, producing the protein MSAKFQCPYCGVGCGLLMGEGRVRGDKDHPANFGDVCKKPLYYPKVMNKGRLLKPMYREDKKEPFVEIDWGTAYEILRQKLTEIEREGLYFYVSGQLMTEDIYVINKFVKGFLGINNIDANSRLCMATPVVAYKLAFGSDGPPCTYEDVDDTDAFVFAGSNAAWTHPVLFKRVLKRKNEGAKVVVIDPIRTETARKADIQIQLRAGTDIVLFNSVLYILYREGWINKQFIEQYVEGFEDAIAECINHPPEVASKICDVEVRDIYKLAELYAFSKKLISFWCQGLNQSSQGTYANLALINLHLATGRLNDKGCPFSLTGQPNAMGGREMGYLSNGLPGYRDVRNEEDRTFVESFWGLEKGTIKAQPGPTITEAIDLMLDGKIKFLWVVCTNPALTLPNLNKVKKALEKVFLVVQDAYWNEACSFANLLLPAAQMGEKEGVMTGSDRTLTFCEKFSEPPGFAKPDWQIFKELAHHLGFEKYFPYENSKDVFEELKELTEGRLCDISSYSYDVLPKRWGRGWLYWDLKFPTDNGRAKMYPTPYKHRPAKFILITGRTKNQWHTMTRTGKSEELLKGEEEPFLLMSQEDALALGVSEDDVVEVSSDKGKVQLRVRLGDVKRGHLFAPFGYGGVNALIGDESDPFSKEPELKFIEVEVKMP; encoded by the coding sequence ATGAGTGCGAAATTTCAGTGTCCATACTGCGGCGTGGGTTGTGGCCTCCTCATGGGGGAGGGGAGGGTGAGGGGGGATAAAGACCACCCTGCAAACTTTGGGGATGTGTGTAAAAAGCCTCTCTACTATCCAAAGGTTATGAACAAGGGGAGGCTTCTTAAACCTATGTATAGAGAGGATAAAAAAGAGCCCTTTGTAGAAATTGACTGGGGCACCGCCTACGAAATTTTGAGACAAAAGCTAACGGAAATAGAGAGAGAAGGGCTTTATTTCTATGTCTCGGGACAGTTGATGACAGAGGATATTTATGTGATCAACAAGTTTGTTAAAGGCTTTTTGGGAATAAACAACATAGACGCCAACTCAAGGCTCTGTATGGCTACTCCAGTGGTTGCCTACAAGTTAGCCTTTGGCTCCGATGGTCCTCCATGCACTTATGAGGATGTGGATGATACGGATGCCTTTGTGTTTGCAGGCTCCAACGCCGCATGGACCCATCCGGTGCTTTTCAAAAGGGTATTAAAAAGAAAAAACGAAGGTGCAAAGGTGGTGGTAATTGACCCAATAAGGACGGAGACCGCAAGGAAGGCAGACATTCAAATACAACTTAGGGCTGGAACAGACATAGTCCTCTTTAACTCGGTGCTTTACATCCTATACAGAGAAGGATGGATAAACAAACAGTTTATAGAACAATATGTGGAAGGATTTGAGGATGCCATCGCAGAGTGTATTAACCATCCTCCCGAGGTAGCATCAAAAATATGCGATGTGGAGGTAAGGGATATATACAAACTTGCTGAGCTTTATGCCTTTAGTAAAAAGCTCATATCCTTCTGGTGTCAGGGTTTGAATCAGTCTTCCCAGGGAACTTATGCGAACCTCGCCCTAATAAATTTACATCTTGCCACAGGAAGATTAAACGATAAAGGCTGTCCCTTTTCTCTGACCGGACAACCAAACGCCATGGGTGGTAGAGAAATGGGATACCTATCCAACGGACTGCCCGGATACAGGGATGTAAGGAATGAAGAAGATAGAACCTTTGTAGAAAGTTTCTGGGGTTTGGAAAAGGGCACCATCAAAGCCCAGCCAGGTCCCACCATCACCGAAGCCATAGACCTTATGCTGGATGGGAAAATCAAATTCCTGTGGGTAGTATGCACTAACCCTGCCCTTACATTGCCCAACCTTAATAAGGTAAAGAAAGCCTTGGAGAAAGTCTTTCTGGTTGTTCAGGATGCCTACTGGAATGAGGCTTGCTCCTTTGCCAACTTGCTCCTCCCAGCTGCACAGATGGGTGAGAAGGAGGGTGTAATGACAGGGTCGGATAGGACGCTAACCTTTTGTGAAAAATTTTCTGAACCGCCGGGCTTTGCAAAACCAGACTGGCAGATATTTAAAGAGCTTGCCCATCATCTTGGTTTTGAAAAATATTTTCCTTATGAGAACTCTAAGGATGTTTTTGAAGAGCTTAAGGAACTAACAGAAGGAAGGTTGTGCGATATTTCAAGTTATTCCTACGATGTTCTACCAAAGAGATGGGGAAGAGGATGGCTTTATTGGGACCTAAAGTTTCCCACAGACAACGGAAGGGCTAAGATGTATCCAACTCCCTATAAGCACAGACCCGCAAAGTTCATACTTATCACTGGCAGAACAAAAAATCAGTGGCACACAATGACAAGGACAGGAAAAAGTGAAGAACTACTAAAAGGTGAAGAAGAACCTTTTTTACTTATGAGCCAAGAGGATGCTTTGGCGCTCGGAGTTTCGGAGGATGATGTGGTTGAGGTTAGTTCTGATAAAGGAAAGGTGCAGTTAAGGGTGCGCCTTGGAGATGTAAAAAGGGGACACCTTTTTGCACCCTTTGGATACGGAGGTGTGAACGCGTTAATAGGAGATGAATCAGATCCCTTTTCAAAGGAGCCCGAACTGAAGTTTATAGAAGTAGAGGTAAAAATGCCATGA
- a CDS encoding uroporphyrinogen-III synthase, translating into MKNKRVAICATRRADDIAKKVLELGFEPFIEDVVIMEKLPENVMAENIKKALDQEPDVFYFTTGEGTQLIFQKAKELNLDKRLKVLMESGKVFVRGYKARGVLLSEGFKNFIYVESTHDLIEKLKDANLSNLRVFIQMYGEKLPDLEAFLLSKGASVLEVWVYKYQVNLTKMDAFIEKLMNGFYSAVLFTSAYQVDYVFKRAEENSKRSELIKALGQLPVIAMGHTTAERLFKYGVLKVLYPEKERLIYALDILERVLSDG; encoded by the coding sequence ATGAAAAATAAAAGGGTAGCCATATGTGCTACAAGGAGGGCGGACGATATAGCCAAAAAGGTCCTTGAGCTTGGTTTTGAGCCTTTTATAGAGGATGTGGTTATTATGGAAAAATTGCCTGAAAATGTGATGGCGGAGAACATAAAAAAAGCTCTGGACCAGGAGCCGGATGTGTTTTATTTCACCACGGGAGAGGGGACCCAGTTAATCTTTCAGAAAGCTAAGGAGCTCAATTTAGACAAAAGGCTAAAGGTTCTAATGGAATCTGGTAAAGTGTTTGTAAGGGGCTATAAGGCAAGAGGTGTCCTTTTATCGGAAGGTTTTAAAAACTTTATTTATGTTGAAAGCACTCACGATCTAATAGAAAAGCTAAAGGATGCCAACCTTTCCAACTTGAGGGTCTTTATTCAGATGTATGGTGAAAAGCTACCCGATTTGGAAGCCTTTCTTTTAAGTAAAGGTGCTTCTGTGCTTGAAGTTTGGGTTTACAAGTATCAGGTGAACCTAACTAAGATGGATGCGTTCATAGAAAAGTTGATGAATGGCTTTTATTCTGCTGTCCTTTTTACCTCAGCCTATCAGGTGGATTATGTGTTCAAAAGGGCTGAAGAAAACTCTAAAAGATCAGAGCTTATTAAAGCCTTGGGTCAACTTCCTGTAATTGCAATGGGACATACTACCGCGGAAAGGCTATTCAAATATGGAGTTCTAAAGGTTTTATATCCTGAAAAGGAAAGATTAATTTACGCCCTGGACATTTTAGAGAGGGTCCTCAGCGATGGGTAA
- the cobA gene encoding uroporphyrinogen-III C-methyltransferase — MGKVYLVGAGPGDVELLTLKALRLIKSADVIIYDRLINPEILTFAKPECELMYVGKEEGYHTLEQEKINKLLLEYAQKRDVVVRLKGGDPFVFGRGGEEMLFLAEHGIEVEVIPGVSSATGVPTSAGIPLTFRGISSSFAVITGHEDPRKGRSSINWECLKGIDTLVFLMGVSRRQLIAQRLLEVGRDPKEPVAFIEKGTTSEERLVVCTLEGLAKEPPDVKPPAVMVVGKVVELRKNIKDKAIASLII; from the coding sequence ATGGGTAAGGTGTATTTAGTGGGGGCAGGACCTGGAGATGTAGAATTGCTGACCTTAAAAGCCCTCAGGCTAATAAAATCTGCGGATGTTATCATTTACGACAGGCTCATAAATCCAGAAATTCTTACCTTCGCAAAACCCGAGTGCGAGCTCATGTACGTGGGAAAGGAAGAGGGCTACCACACATTAGAACAGGAAAAAATAAATAAACTTTTGCTTGAGTATGCCCAAAAAAGGGATGTGGTTGTTAGGCTGAAGGGTGGAGACCCCTTCGTCTTTGGAAGGGGAGGAGAGGAGATGCTCTTCCTTGCTGAACATGGTATAGAGGTTGAGGTTATTCCGGGCGTAAGCTCAGCAACAGGAGTGCCAACCTCTGCGGGCATACCCTTGACCTTCAGAGGAATTTCTTCCTCCTTTGCGGTGATAACGGGGCATGAGGACCCAAGGAAAGGGAGGTCCAGCATAAACTGGGAGTGTTTAAAGGGCATAGATACACTGGTTTTTCTGATGGGGGTTTCAAGGAGGCAGTTGATCGCCCAAAGGCTTTTAGAGGTGGGAAGGGACCCAAAGGAGCCCGTAGCTTTTATTGAAAAGGGCACCACCTCTGAGGAGAGGCTTGTGGTATGCACCTTAGAAGGGCTCGCAAAGGAGCCTCCTGATGTTAAACCTCCTGCGGTTATGGTGGTGGGTAAGGTGGTTGAGCTTAGGAAAAATATTAAAGATAAAGCAATTGCCAGCTTAATAATTTAA
- a CDS encoding tetratricopeptide repeat protein yields the protein MEDLKRSAEELFQKAYILHMAGELDKAIELYEKAAEIYPTAQIYTFMGWAYSMKGDYETAIELCLKAIELDPDFGNPYNDIGSYLIALGRYDEAIPWLKKAITAKNYEPRHYPHINLARVYLAKGMFKDALQELETAIKIAPDYRPAHILRHQILAMLN from the coding sequence ATGGAAGACCTGAAGAGGTCTGCAGAAGAACTGTTTCAGAAGGCTTACATACTTCACATGGCGGGCGAGCTTGATAAGGCAATAGAACTTTACGAAAAGGCTGCGGAAATCTATCCAACCGCTCAAATATACACCTTTATGGGTTGGGCATACAGCATGAAGGGAGATTACGAAACCGCCATAGAACTGTGCTTGAAGGCTATAGAACTGGACCCAGATTTTGGCAATCCCTACAATGATATAGGCTCATACCTTATCGCTTTGGGAAGGTATGACGAAGCTATTCCTTGGCTGAAAAAGGCTATAACCGCCAAAAATTACGAACCAAGGCACTATCCACACATAAACCTTGCCCGTGTCTATCTGGCAAAGGGTATGTTCAAGGACGCCCTGCAGGAGCTGGAAACCGCCATCAAGATCGCCCCAGACTATAGACCAGCCCACATACTAAGGCATCAGATATTAGCAATGCTGAACTAA
- a CDS encoding MBL fold metallo-hydrolase, protein MSRLFSLLLLFLSISFAIPKHVKETLKELSPGIYGVFGVYEQVSPKNRGFISNAYFIITRDGVIVFDALSTYKLGKELVETIQTKTKKPIKYLIISHYHTDHFYGAKAFKEKGAIIIAHPYALEYLGSDEAQRMFNARLGVLGKDLMKGTVQLAPDLLVDKSLVILLGGERFEIHHWCKAHTNGDLVLWIPSKKVLISGDIVFGGRVPFLGSGNSKSWIECLDKILELEPEVLLIGHGEPLFGKENIKRQVAWTKKYIQDIRSVVRKLYEEGLSVEEVRARANEEMLKIDPAYSQLPVFFDVNPVNAYHLYFEIEREVLFESK, encoded by the coding sequence GTGAGTAGGCTTTTTAGCCTACTGCTCCTTTTTCTTTCTATATCTTTTGCAATTCCCAAGCATGTTAAAGAAACTTTAAAGGAGCTTAGCCCGGGCATATACGGGGTCTTTGGTGTTTATGAACAGGTAAGCCCAAAAAACAGAGGCTTTATATCCAACGCCTACTTCATCATCACAAGGGATGGAGTTATAGTCTTTGATGCTCTCAGCACTTACAAACTGGGAAAAGAGCTCGTAGAGACCATACAGACAAAGACCAAAAAACCCATAAAGTATTTGATCATATCCCACTATCACACAGACCACTTTTACGGAGCAAAAGCCTTTAAAGAAAAGGGAGCCATCATCATAGCCCATCCCTACGCCTTGGAGTATTTGGGTAGTGATGAAGCCCAAAGGATGTTCAACGCAAGGTTGGGCGTGCTCGGAAAGGATTTAATGAAGGGCACCGTGCAGTTAGCCCCAGACCTCTTGGTAGATAAAAGCTTGGTGATACTGTTGGGAGGAGAACGGTTTGAAATCCATCACTGGTGTAAGGCGCATACCAATGGAGATTTGGTGCTTTGGATTCCCTCAAAGAAGGTTCTCATATCCGGGGACATAGTCTTTGGTGGAAGGGTCCCCTTCCTTGGCTCGGGTAATTCTAAAAGTTGGATAGAATGCTTGGACAAGATACTTGAGCTGGAGCCAGAAGTTCTCCTGATAGGTCATGGAGAGCCTCTCTTTGGAAAGGAAAACATCAAAAGGCAGGTAGCGTGGACTAAAAAGTACATCCAAGACATAAGGAGCGTGGTGAGAAAGCTCTACGAAGAGGGATTAAGCGTGGAAGAGGTTCGTGCAAGAGCCAACGAAGAGATGCTAAAGATAGACCCAGCTTATTCCCAATTGCCCGTTTTCTTTGATGTTAATCCGGTCAATGCCTATCACCTTTACTTTGAGATAGAGAGGGAAGTGCTCTTTGAGAGCAAATAA